One genomic segment of Desulfomicrobium sp. ZS1 includes these proteins:
- a CDS encoding P-II family nitrogen regulator: MKLVIAYIRPECLNAVKQELYAKKIYNMSVTNVLGSGRQKGFTETYRGVVMEVNLLKKVRLEIGVNDDFAEQAVEAINAGARTGKEGDGVIFVLECAAAVRIRTQETGPAAMG, encoded by the coding sequence ATGAAACTCGTCATCGCATATATCCGGCCCGAGTGCCTGAACGCAGTCAAGCAAGAGCTGTACGCCAAGAAAATCTACAACATGTCCGTCACCAACGTGCTCGGCAGCGGACGTCAGAAAGGGTTCACCGAAACCTACCGCGGCGTGGTCATGGAAGTGAATCTGCTGAAGAAAGTGCGCCTGGAGATCGGCGTCAACGACGATTTCGCCGAGCAGGCCGTGGAGGCCATCAATGCGGGCGCACGGACGGGCAAGGAAGGCGACGGAGTGATCTTCGTGCTGGAATGCGCCGCCGCCGTGCGCATCCGCACCCAGGAGACCGGGCCTGCCGCA